The following are encoded together in the Bos indicus isolate NIAB-ARS_2022 breed Sahiwal x Tharparkar chromosome 29, NIAB-ARS_B.indTharparkar_mat_pri_1.0, whole genome shotgun sequence genome:
- the KCTD21 gene encoding BTB/POZ domain-containing protein KCTD21 isoform X2, with product MSDPITLNVGGKLYTTSLATLTSFPDSMLGAMFSGKMPTKRDSQGNCFIDRDGKVFRYILNFLRTSHLDLPEDFQEMGLLRREADFYQVQPLIEALQEKEVELSKAEKNAMLNITLNQRVQTVHFTVREAPQIYSLSSSSMEVFNANIFSTSCLFLKLLGSKLFYCSNGNLSSITSHLQDPNHLTLDWVANVEGLPEEEYTKQNLKRLWVVPANKQINSFQVFVEEVLKIALSDGFCIDSSHPHAVDFMNNKIIRLIRYR from the coding sequence ATGTCTGACCCCATCACACTCAATGTCGGGGGGAAGCTCTATACAACCTCACTGGCAACCCTGACCAGCTTCCCTGACTCCATGCTGGGTGCTATGTTCAGCGGGAAGATGCCCACCAAGAGGGACAGCCAGGGCAATTGCTTCATTGACCGTGACGGCAAAGTGTTCCGCTACATCCTCAACTTCCTCCGAACCTCCCACCTGGACTTGCCCGAGGACTTCCAGGAGATGGGCCTGCTGCGCAGGGAGGCCGACTTCTACCAGGTGCAGCCCCTGATTGAGGCCCtgcaggagaaggaggtggagcTGTCCAAGGCCGAGAAGAACGCCATGCTCAACATCACGCTGAACCAGCGTGTGCAGACGGTCCATTTCACCGTGCGTGAGGCACCCCAGATCTACAGCCTCTCCTCTTCCAGCATGGAGGTCTTCAATGCCAACATCTTCAGCACCTCTTGCCTCTTCCTCAAGCTCCTCGGCTCCAAGCTCTTCTACTGCTCCAATGGCAACCTCTCCTCCATCACCAGCCACCTGCAAGACCCCAACCACCTGACTCTGGACTGGGTGGCCAATGTGGAGGGCCTGCCAGAGGAGGAGTACACCAAGCAGAACCTCAAGAGGCTCTGGGTGGTGCCAGCCAACAAGCAGATCAACAGCTTCCAGGTCTTTGTGGAGGAGGTACTCAAGATTGCGCTGAGTGATGGCTTCTGCATCGACTCTTCTCACCCACACGCTGTGGATTTTATGAACAATAAGATTATTCGATTAATACGGTATAGGTAA